In Acidisarcina polymorpha, the DNA window TTTCTGGTCCGAGTCAATCATCCCGTATTGGGAAGACAAGAGCCCCGCAAATGAAAAGAGGGTGAGGGACCTTCTCACTTTCGAAGTGACAAAGTTTCAATATACGAAGGGATTCAGCCATCCGGAGTATGTCAGCCCTGATAGCTACACATTTGATCAGATGACTCTGGACCGTCCTGGTAACGACGTCATACAACTTGCGCTCTTCTATGATTACCAGAACAACGTAAAACAATATTCGCTATGGCACGATGCACTGCGTAAGAACAAACCTCCCGTTCTGGCCGTGTGGGGGAAAAACGATCCCATCTTTCTTCCAGCCGGAGCTGAGGCTTTCAAGCGCGATGTGCCAGCCGCTGAGATCTACTTTGTAGATTCTGGTCATTTTGCCTTGGAGGAGGCGTCCAGGACGATAGCTGACTACATCCTCGCCTTTCTCGCCAAGAACGTGAAGTGACTGGCAGCATGTTGAGCGTGGCGGGAAAACAGGAGCTATTGAGGTAAGGTGCGTGGCTCTGTCTTGCAAACGGAGATCGATGAAGCCTTAGATATTAGCGAGGGTTAGAAGAGGCCATTTTATGCATGCGAAACTCTATGTAAAGATACCGTTGGATGGAGGGATTGAACTCGGTGCCTGGCTCTTTCTCCCAGATCGAGGAGGACCCCGCCCGGGTGTCTCGATGGCGCACGGCTTCGCGGGAATACAGGAGCATGGCATTGAACCGATGGCTCTGCATTTGCCCGCGCGGGCTTTGTGGTGCTGGTGCATGATCATCGCAACTTCGGCTCAAGTGGTGGTCAGATTCGCGGCGATGTTGATCCCTGGACGCAGATATCGGACTGGCGGCGAGCGATCTCCTATCTCGAAGCAAGGCCAGAGGTCGACTCGGAGCGCTTGGGTGTATGGGGAACAAGCTACGCTGGCGGCCATGCTATTGTTCTGGGCGCTACTGACCGCCGCCTCCGGTGCGTGATAGCCCAAGTCCCGACGATCAGCGGTTTTGAGCAAGGACTCAGAAGGGTCTCGCCTGACATCCAGCTATCGCTCGAAAGCGCATTCAACGAGGACGAAAGAGCTCAACTGCGCGGGCAACCGCCTGCCCGGCAAGCAATCGTGATTTCCGATGCTTCAATTCCCGCTGCATATCAGACGCAGGAGGCAATCGATTTTTTACATGCAGCCCCTACCACAAGGACTCTGGGAGAACGAATTTACTCTGCGATCCATACGAGAAGCCCGGATGTACGAGCCGGGAAACTGGATATCGCGTGCATCTCCCACTCCGCTGATGCTCATCGTGGCACGAGAAGACAGGCTGACCGTCACCGATCTGGCACTCGAAGCCTACGAGCGGGCCCTCGAGTCAAAGCGCCTCGTACTTCTGGCTGGAGGTCATTTTGCCCCATATGTCGAGCAGTTTTCAGCGGCCTCCGCAGCTGCTACTGCATGGTTCGACGAACACCTTATGGCGAGTGATCGAAACGCACTTCTAGAACGTGCTGGATGACTGAGGAGAGAGCATGGCTGCAAAAGAAACAAGCAATGAAAGTCTGAAGTGGGATGTGCTAACGATTAAACGTCCAGGACTCACGCGTGATCTTCCTCGCGGCAAGGAAGATTTGGCTTGGGTGGCGAACTCTTCGACGTTGATTTTTGGAGAACGCGACGGTACTTGTAGACACATTCCTTACAGCCGACCAGTCTCAAATGTTACTCGACTGGGTAGGCTCGAGCGGCAAGGATCTTACCGCTATTTACATGACGCACGGCCATGGCGATCATTTCTTCGGCTTGGTCCCTATCTTGGAACGATTTCCAAACGCACAAGCCTTGGCCACACCTGCCGTTGTCGCTGCAATGCAGGCCCATCTGGCTCCCGATTCAATTGATGGATTCTGGCGACGGCTCTTCCCGGGCCAAATTCCCGACTCATTGACGACCGCTCAGCCGATTGCAGAGCGACAGATTCCAATTGGAAGGTCACGACTTAGTCATCATCGACGCCGGTCATACGGATACTGCGGTATCCACCTGCCTTTATGTACCATCCGCCGGGCTGCTCGTTGGTGGAGACGTTGTCTACAACGGCATTCACGTCTACCTGGGAGAGACCGATCTTCGTACTCGCCGGGATTGGATAGAAACGCTTGACCGAATCGAGAGCTTGAGCCCGACTGCAGTCGTGGCAGGGCACAAGAAGCCGGACAATCAAGACGCTCCGGGCATCATCGCCGAAACCCGGCAGTATCTTCGCGATTTCGACGAACTCAACAGATCGACCTCGACGGCCCATGAGCTCTACGAAGCGATGCTCGCGCGTCACCCAGACCGCGCCAATCCTGGCTCTCTCTGGGAAGCTTCAAATGCGGTGAAAAAGCAACCTTAGCATCGATACCACAACGCATCCGGTCAACCTATCCAGGTGAGGGGATAACTCACAACATCTCGGCGAGGTGGTTGAAGGAGCTTGTATGCGTGGGATCTCACTATTTCTGATGACGATTGCC includes these proteins:
- a CDS encoding alpha/beta fold hydrolase, coding for MDQVRYKTQSVDGVNIFYREAGDPSRPTIVLLHGFPSSSHMFRDLIPELSGHYHIIAADMPGFGYSDQPPAERFDYTFDHIADVMDHFLDAVSVKKYSIYIQDYGSPIGFRLFLKHPDRIQAMVTQNGNAYEEGLSPFWSESIIPYWEDKSPANEKRVRDLLTFEVTKFQYTKGFSHPEYVSPDSYTFDQMTLDRPGNDVIQLALFYDYQNNVKQYSLWHDALRKNKPPVLAVWGKNDPIFLPAGAEAFKRDVPAAEIYFVDSGHFALEEASRTIADYILAFLAKNVK
- a CDS encoding alpha/beta hydrolase, translating into MQPLPQGLWENEFTLRSIREARMYEPGNWISRASPTPLMLIVAREDRLTVTDLALEAYERALESKRLVLLAGGHFAPYVEQFSAASAAATAWFDEHLMASDRNALLERAG
- a CDS encoding MBL fold metallo-hydrolase produces the protein MEGHDLVIIDAGHTDTAVSTCLYVPSAGLLVGGDVVYNGIHVYLGETDLRTRRDWIETLDRIESLSPTAVVAGHKKPDNQDAPGIIAETRQYLRDFDELNRSTSTAHELYEAMLARHPDRANPGSLWEASNAVKKQP